ATCACATTCATGATTTTCATCGTCTTCTCCGCAACCACCATCACCAACTgatgaagagagagagagagatagagagagagttAGCTAAGTGGTCATTGTTGCGAAGGgtgttgttattttattgttCCTTCAAAACTATCGTGGGACGTATTTgcgggagagagagagagagagaaacagAAAGAAGCGCGAGAAAGTTAACAAAACACTGTGTTATGCAGTTACAATTCTGAACCATCTGATTAGATCGACGATCAATATCGTTTCACATAGTAAAATTCATAGTGTGATTTGAACAAAATCAACGGATGAGATGAATTACTGCATAGTAGCATAATTGTATTGTGTGCGGAGAATGCAGTGTGGTTGGTTTTAGTGGAAGAGTGAAATAGAAAACAGAAAGAAACAGCTACGACTCGTtccttcctttatttttttggtaCAGTTTTTCTTGTAAGCGAACGATTCTATTTGCTGACGTGGCGCTTGGTGGTTGGCCAAGAACTTAAAAGTTGTTACTTCACAATGGGAGCGGTTGCAGCTTATTACTAACTGCAACTACCAACTCAGAAGCAATGCGTACAGTAGCAAACAAAAATGAACAACCTGTTTCCAAATGATGATGGggtagaataatttgatattCATGATTCGACgctcaattaaaaaagaaaaagaatatttctttctgtcaaaaaaatattaaaagaaaaatatgtacaTATATGAATATTAATCCAAAAATAGGATATCTAAAAGACTACAAGAATAGACCATGAAAGAGACTTTGCCTAGACCGCATCACGATTTCTTATGtggtagttttttttattttttgttttagtaaaTAATATTGCAACAATTAATAGGAATTATGGTGGAATCATAAAATCAAGTACTCTTTATTTACTGTTaatgtaaaattgatttatactaataatatgtaatctttttttttctatattttaacacatttaaaaataatgttcaaataataaattttcgtAAAAATGTATCATAGAGCGAACTCACTATTTGATAAATTGAGATTGATATTTGAGAAAAGATATTTGGTGTCACGAATATGATCTACGAATAACACAACTCTTAATATTTTGACTGTGTTCCGTACGGACAGCTTTGCAGTTTCCTCTTGGTTGAGAAAGGATATATAATGTAAATGCTGGCAGTGTCGTATTCAATTTGCGTCTGATTCGTAAATTGTTAAATGTTGAATAAAGTAATATACTATTGTGttaatatcaatttaaatatagtaattaaGATGTTATCATAGGTAGCTCTTCATTTATGTAAGTTTTGTCTTTTCGGGTTTGTTTTGGGGTCACATCGGTTGGATCTAAGGTTAATCACCAACCGATCATATATATGTGATAGCTGCTGTTAGTAAGAAAAGAATGTCCCCATTCTCTTTCCATCAAAACACGTTATTATTAtggttattaattattattaatacaaGATGAACTTAATGTCTCTATAGCCATATTTATGTGGTGTACATTGGTTAGTTTGGACAGGGTACTTACCCGTTAATCATCACCAACATTCTCCAATGGTCAATAATAGAAGACTTTTGTATCTCCTAATTTCAGTATACTATATATTATGCCAACCTAATTCAGTTAATTGCTTTGTACTCTTGCTTTGCTCATTTGCCTGTGAGCTAAGCAAATGAACAGGACTTTGCCGAAAATGAAGTGAAACCAAAGTTAGTGGATGAATGATCTTTGAGTCTCCtctattgtttaaaatttaactgtctcatcaaatttatataacCCTCGTGTAATTTAGTGGaggttaatttatattttaattaataaaagagaATATAATAAGAAGTATGTATTAAAAAGTTTGTTATTAATATTGTTGAAgttagaaaattaaattttgtactCTTCAATACTTTTCAATGTATAAAAAAAGTCTAATTTTATTTCTCATTTCAATGTAAAAAgctgtttgaaaattttatctctTCACCAATATTTTcgatatgtaaatttttttttttcaaatattcagtacacaaattaaaattaccaaaaatattattttaaaaaaattagtaggtaaatttttttatttagattatcAAAAAGATTTccgattttttaaaagttaaaattttcgGTAATATTAATTTGTATACCGAAAATTTCGTTGATGAAATTTCTAGTAGTTATTTATTCcctgaaaaattaaattttaaaatttctaatagttaattttattctaccgaaactttcaaattttaaatttttcagtatatactttttttaaggtttagagtttaagtatataatataactacaaaaaaactacaaaaatttcagaaattaactacaaaaaattttagaaaaataaaatattcagttcaggaaatttagagaaaaaaattattattttttttaaaattttgaaatgtgaAGATATACTCAATTacccaaatttattttaatttttattattcacttaaaaatattttaataaattaaagtataaaaattataaataggaTATAAATCTAATTGAAGGGTACAAAATTTTAGAGCACAACTTTTTTTAGCCCTCATGGGGCTCTTGTTTTAGAGCTCTCAAAAAAGAGCTAGCTGTTGCTTTATTTATGCTTGGGCTGACCAAGCTTACTTAACTTGATTCAATTCCAAAAGGCCAAATAGTAACAAGGCTTTTCAATAAACAAATGGGAGTTGCAGAGGCACCCCCAACTTCTCGGTGTTTTACCGAAAGTTTGAGTTTCGCCAGTTAAAAAATGACAGGAATCTCTAATCCCATAGTGATTTTTGGGATGAATAGTGTTACCGAATGTTCCAATTTAATTACACATGTGAGTAAAAATTGAAGAGCGCACCTAAATAAAATGGATACAAACTtgaaacaatataaaattaacaagacacaagaaaataaattttttttttatgtacacTTTTGTTATAACTCTATCTCAAACATCCAATTTTAcctttttgttaaataaaaaacaaaataaaaaacaaaaaatattttctacctccaaattaaatttgtgttttACAAAACTTCGGAATACAagtatttcaaaaactttaatttaaatttttcagtttttcaaaatacaagTGTTTCGAAAAATTTATactttacattttttaaacCATGTGTATTTTAGAAaacttaaaattcaaaattcaaactttcTTCCGGCAATCTCCTCCAACATTCCTGGTAACTagtttttagtgtttttttaaataaataaaaaatcagagtAAAATGGAGTTTTCATTAGTAAAATGGAGTTTTGTAAATGATAATAGGGTACAGAGTAAAAATTTTCAAGAAAAGAAGTAGAATAGAACACATTATTTTCAAGGAACAATGACAAAAAATAAGACACTCCTGAAAATGCACCGAGTCTTAATGAATAGATGTATTTAATTAATCTCGCAATTAGGTATAACAGTTTTGTAGCTGAAACTTGACTGCACTACTTCTTAACTTTGTCATTCAGCAACACTTTacaacatttataaaatatgaagaaatgATTAGACTGTTGGAAATACTTTCTctatcaaatacatatttactGCATAACTTGTGGTATATGAAATAGCAGAAATGAGAAAATCATAATGAGAATTTGATttgctaaataaataaatgaagatGAATGTCGACTATTTCAACCGCCGGTTCAGTTTCATGTACAAGCCCtgcaaaaacaaaatcatattatttCAGAGTAAAATGTACTAATTAGATGTCTTTCCCTTTGTTTGATAATAAGAAaatcatcataataataaagtgaggaaatgaaaatattcttttttccACTTTTgacaaaatgaaaagaaaaacatgaCACTGGTGAAGACTAAAATAATGAGTAAATACCAAATTTGGTTCCTAAAATTGTAGGACAATATCACGTAGTTTTCCATGTTATaaatattccaaaatgatctaTGAGATTACAAAATCTTAATCAAGTTCGTCCCTCCATTAATATCAATATAGTTCTTTTTTTCATTAATCTTAGCATAGCATAGTTCTCCATGCATTTGACactaaataatattaactaatGAAGGATACATTTGATAACAGACCTAGTAAGAGGGGCAAACCTGATTAACATTTTGCAATTTTAATCATTATTGCGAAATATTGCTAATGTGGAGGACTAAGTTGATAAAGTTCTATAATTACACATATCAAAGAAGACATAAATAGATAACCTTACATTTGTTGTATGTATTGTTGCTCCAGTTGTCATGCTAATATTCTGATTAGGGACCAGCTCAAAGTTCATGTTCTGTAGAAACACTGCAAGAGCAACTGTGGCTTCCAATAAAGCAAATTGATCACCGACACACTTGCGAGGCCCACCACTGAATGGAATGAATCTGTAACATGTTTTGATTCTCATCTAAATCTGAGTAAACTagaatatacaaataaaaatactccATAGGATatacaaactaaaaatactctcTAATGCAGACCTGAAATCTGTATTTGTTTCGTTTGGCACTGGACCATCCAACTCAAATCTTTCTGGCAAAAACTCTTCAGCCCTATCCCAAACCTTGCAAAAtcataatgaaatatatatacaatagaTCAAAATAGTGAGCTGATAACGAGAAATAATATGTGCAAGTGTGACATCTTGCATATTAGATTCAATCTAGCAAAATGACAAGCAAATAAACAATGCACATGAATTCTAAGATGGAAATTATGTATGCATCACATTATTTCTCAATCGCCTCATCATAGCATAAAGATAGGACATGTAATTTTGTGTGACATCAATAATCTAAAACAAAGCAACCTCTGAATGGAAAAACTAATCATCCGAACAATGATAACATCAAATTGCTTTTAATGATACACTTATTTCTataccaaaaaccaaaaaaaaaaaaataaacaggATATTCTTTTTCTCTGTTTTCCTCCTGTCCTTTAAAACAGAAAGGGAAAATCAAGAAGACAGAATATTCtttttgaaatgaaattgaaCAGGTTCTAAccattataaaatattcaattaaaaaatacaaagaaaaacataataTCAAAGGGTCTATGCTGTCTTCATATCTATTATCATAACCATGATTGCAATACATATAGCTATCATGTCACATAGTTGACAATGGTAGAAATCAACTACTCGAAAAGAGGGAGGGTCTTATAAAGTGTTGGCTACATTCAAACCAAGAAGCTACATTTGACCCATAAAAGAAACCTTTTTTCACATAAGAGCATCAAGTAATACCTCAGAAGAACGATGTATGTTGTACACAGAAATCATAATATCTTGACCAGCATTGACTTTGTAAGCACCCGGAAGTTCATCAGGAACTAGAGCTCTTCTTATCAATACCTTAGGATACATAAAGTTGTATAAAACCATCGGAAACAATAAAATTAGTCAAAGatatttcacaaagaaaattattaagttTACATAGATGATGAGTGCTAACTCTTTTTTATTGGTTGAAACTCAAACAGATCCTATTAATCATGTAGGCTCCACATAAATTTAGTTGGATTCATATGAAATTCAAACAATAGAAGAGTTTGTGTTGAAAAAAGTGTGTTAGAGAGTGCTTTTATAGCATAATTCCTAATAGATAATCAAACACAGTAGTAGTTACAAGCTAAATTTTGTTGTAATTTTCTTCGTAGTTTCTTAATGTCACCTGTATCCTAAGGTCCTGCTGCGAAAGTCATAATTCTCAGAATTTTTAGCAAATAAGATCATTAAATCGACAAATTTTACTCTCAAAACCTGGTTGTCGTATCATTAGTTTTatctattgattttctattttaccAATCTAACTTTTTCCATAACAAGAAGCTAGACATAAGTTTAGACCCATCATACACaatatatattacaaaatattttgtaactcGAAAAGACATTAATACTGAAATTTGGTATAGCAACCTACCGGCGGATGTGGATAGAGCCGGAGCGACTCGATAATACAACGCGTCAAGAACTTAAGATTTTTAATATCTTCATAGGTAGGACGCCTTCCCTGTAAAACTTTGTCAACCTCTTGTTGCGCTTTCGCCAATGAGGAAGAATCCTGCATAAATAGAACTACTAATTAACAGGGGGAAGACTATAATGGAGctcttgttttgttttttctcaATGCTAACAGTCATATGTTATAACACATAAATAGagacatataaattaaaaaataagaatggATAAAAGTTCACAAAGTCCATGAATCATTCTCAAAGCTGAAAGAAATTACAATGTTATGAGGTCATTGAACAATTCTTTTAAACCACAttaaattggttttaaaagttcaCAACTTTCTACAATCACACCTAGATTAGCTTTGAAGACTAAGGGGAAAGAAATCTGTAATTGGATGATTaattaaaaggaaaatccaaaacaatatataatacCTTACTTAGAAGATAAAGTGTCCAAGTCAGCACCGATCCGGTGGTCTCGTGACCAGCAACTAACATTGATAAAAGATCATCCCTTAATTGCACACTAGAAACCTGAACCAccaagtaataaaaatatacacATGAAGAACAGATCAAAAAACTGAAAGTATAAAACCCagaaaatgaaccaaaatattGTCATCATATACTGACTGATATGACATGTTCCAGGAAGAAAGTGATGTGACGGTGGAGcagaaatattcaaaattaactAAATGAAGCAGTGCAACTAAATGAACCAAAGCTCAATGCAATAAATAAGCACAACTAAATTACAGAAGTTCAGAAATCAGAAAATGCTAGATGGTTGACAACTTTTCAGAAATTTAAcataatgacctaaaataaaTATGGAAAAAATGAACATTATTAAACAAAAAcgaatttaaatatgaattttattaggttgtgcTATGTTCAACATCTAAGCCTGAATAACATGAACAGCATGttgagtaataataaacaaGTATTAATGTTCACATAAAACAAATGCACAGTTCATCTGATTAATATCgaacatatattataatatattctgAATATATCGCTAGCCGCCAAAGAACACAATGATAAAAGGAAATTATACATTGGCAAATGTCAACAGAAATACTGCATACCTCTTCTCTGCTGGCAAGCAAAAATCGGAGAATACTAGGATCGGCGTCATTCACATATTCATCGGCATCAATTCTTTCACCTTCGGACTCTACAATCTCTTTACATTTTACAATAAGATCTTCTACAGTTTTCCTGATAACAGTAACAGCTTTTTCAGCCTTTATTTGTCTTGGAATTATCTTACAAAGAAAATTAACCTGCAGCAACAAAGAACAAGAAAAAGAATACATGATGATGAACACAGAAAAAAAATCCGAATTCCATATCACGAATGGGAGATGAAAAAGAACCTGCCTTCCAATACGGCAAAAGATCGGTTGAGCGAGCCTCGGCCTCTTTCAGTGCAGTATAAACAGCTTCAATAACAGGACTATCTGAATTCAACGCATCAAAgttgtagttgaatacagaTAAACCAATAACATCGAGGGTCAACTGAGAAAACTTGTCCTCCATGTTAACAGCAGTTCCGTTAAGTGCATCAGGTTGTAGCTTCTCTACTAATCTCTCAGCACATCTACAAAACACCCTATCCACCATAATAGACAAGTACCGTTTGTGAAGAGATGGAACCACAGCCCTGCGCCTTGCCTAATATGCATAAGAAAATAGTTGAAACAAAGAACCGGTTGCCTAaaataatctataaaattattactagAAGCACAACTAGAACCGATTCAACTAAATGACTTATTTTAGCTTATTTACTGGCATAATGACTAGTGAGACTCTTTGGGAGAACTTGGGGAAATTGTTTATTACATATCCGTAAgttgttttcaacttattttcatAAAGACTCTAAGatagtttatgaaaacaatttgtAACTTATATGCAAAcattttgactttattttatcttttgtttatagaaataacttttaCATAAACACTAATATGATAGGCACTCAATTAAGTTGTTCATCCAAGAAAGCAGTAAgtgaataattgatttttatactCTAAGAGGACCAGCTAAAATGTGAGGGTTACTTACTCCATTAAAGAACTCAATATATACATTATATTTCACCAATCCAACCACCAAATTAAAGATCTTATTGATTAGGTCAAATCCACAAAATTTTGcaaatttcaaaactaaatgATCCTTcatcaaatatcttaaatttaacGTGTAATGTACTTTTCCTAAACTTTTGTGTGCATGATCATTGAGGTAATATCATAATACCCAACAGCTGgaatgaaatttaatatgtatGTTGAGTTAATAACTAATCAAAGTTACTCTATAGGTAACTTGATCTCCTCCATGTATTTTTACATATAAGAAACAAGAAATTGAGAACATTGATAAGCTATGCAACACCTACACTTCAAATTAAAGACGTGTTTAAGGTCTGACACAAATAGTTACATTCAATCACttgtattttcttaatttattgtCAATATCTACGTGTCAGAATTAGCCTTGTGTTTAAGGTCTATGTCTATGTCGGTGCATCATAGTTCCTCTATAGAATGACTtcaagaaagaaatagaaagtgGAGGAGAGAATGCTTGCAGTTGCAGCAGccatattattattacttaacACATAAAACACTATAGCACAGCACAACCAAAACATCTCACATTGCTATAAAAAGTTTAGTTcatcattctaaaaaaaaaaacatagcaATCTCATAAACACTCAAAGCCTATGTAGTACCGACACTTCTAATTTAAGACTTATCTCGGTATCCGACGACACCTGACATGACAACAACACATTGATTAAATTCAATTactttattttctcaaattattattagagATATTAGTTGGTTTGTTAGTTAGTTATACTAACTAGTTGTGTGTATCTTCATAGCACAAGGCAGAATAGTAAAAATGTTTGAGAATTGAAGATTACCGTCCAAAGAGGACCTTCAGCAATAGCGAAACCAGAGCCAAAAAGAAACTGAGAAACCTCAGCAACAAGACCTTTACCATACTTGCCATAATTCTTAAGCACGTGTTTAGCAATAGCAGGGTCACTAACAACCACAAAGTTTCTAGGACCAGCAGCTAAACGATAAATGGGACCATACTCATTCATCCATTTAAACAAAGGGAGAAAAAGAGCACCACCCAAAAGATCAGAAACATCATCGAGTTTAGCACTTGCTAATGGAATTCCAGAATCATCGTCTTTTCGTGTGGTTAGGGATTTGGATAATGAAGTGAGCCAATCAGGGCTTACCCATGAACTTTGTTTTGTGGTTGTTGATTGGTTTTTGTTGATTGAGGATTTTATGGAGTAACGGTGAATTGGATAAGGTTTTGGAGGGAGTGTGAATGGTGTTGTGGAGaggaaagagagagaaagatgAGAGGGAGAGAGTGAACAATGTTGCATTGTTTGGGGATTTACGTTGGATACTGTTCAATGGCGGTTTAGCAGTTAAACGatgagagaatttttttttctttttttgtttcttattaagcggaaatgaaaatttttaattaaagatgTTTCATATCTTAGAGATTGAACTTCAGAAAATTTTACTCGTAGATACTTCATTTTAGAGATTAATTCACTCTAAATGAATTCTTCtcttttaaagtaaataatttattttaaaaattaaagtaaataatatcaaaaaatttataatttcattttattttattttaatgttctTTTAATTTGAAAGAAGATTAAGTTGTTCGAgttcaaattaatatataaaactttatatattaatattaaagtaATAACAAAATggattttatcaaataaatataagaaaaataatattgaaatgattggaaaaaaaaaatacaagtgaTGCAATTATATAATACAGaatgttgaaattaataattttagtttgtTTGAAAATTGACAACCTCaatatgaaaattatatatgcataattttgaagaaaatttctaaGGTAGTTTTATTCCTATATAAATAGtagtaaaaaattgaaaaagtgaTAAAAGTTACAGAAGATGCAAAGAGATggaaaaataatatgtttttgAGGATCCAACAATTGATTTAATTCAAATAGATTaagatttataaattataattttgataattcaacggtacaatttaatttaaataaattaattattacttaaaaattttaatttcaattatctaACGGTACATTCTCACTGAAATAGATTATACAATTTAGTAATCATAATTATGTTTCAACGGTTCAATCTAATATGAATAGACTAACTATgagttataatatataattatggcGATTCAAGGATACATTCTTACCTAAATAGATCAACTATGATGCTTAtatgtaaaatttattattttttgtaattatgtacaatttttctttttttattgacaatataaaaagtaTTAATACATTAAACATATATAGAATACATTgcaaaattttatcataaaaatactAATACATTAACACATAACATGATGTATTACAACATAGTTTTCTCCTTCTTTTACAACACAATAATAGGagtatttgataattttattaatttactaactattgaatataaagagtattgagagacatatggaataacccgtgtgtttcaactactcATCGAAATATCTTTATCTAAG
The genomic region above belongs to Cicer arietinum cultivar CDC Frontier isolate Library 1 chromosome 4, Cicar.CDCFrontier_v2.0, whole genome shotgun sequence and contains:
- the LOC101497524 gene encoding carotene epsilon-monooxygenase, chloroplastic-like, producing MQHCSLSPSHLSLSFLSTTPFTLPPKPYPIHRYSIKSSINKNQSTTTKQSSWVSPDWLTSLSKSLTTRKDDDSGIPLASAKLDDVSDLLGGALFLPLFKWMNEYGPIYRLAAGPRNFVVVSDPAIAKHVLKNYGKYGKGLVAEVSQFLFGSGFAIAEGPLWTARRRAVVPSLHKRYLSIMVDRVFCRCAERLVEKLQPDALNGTAVNMEDKFSQLTLDVIGLSVFNYNFDALNSDSPVIEAVYTALKEAEARSTDLLPYWKVNFLCKIIPRQIKAEKAVTVIRKTVEDLIVKCKEIVESEGERIDADEYVNDADPSILRFLLASREEVSSVQLRDDLLSMLVAGHETTGSVLTWTLYLLSKDSSSLAKAQQEVDKVLQGRRPTYEDIKNLKFLTRCIIESLRLYPHPPVLIRRALVPDELPGAYKVNAGQDIMISVYNIHRSSEVWDRAEEFLPERFELDGPVPNETNTDFRFIPFSGGPRKCVGDQFALLEATVALAVFLQNMNFELVPNQNISMTTGATIHTTNGLYMKLNRRLK